A window of Primulina tabacum isolate GXHZ01 chromosome 4, ASM2559414v2, whole genome shotgun sequence contains these coding sequences:
- the LOC142542159 gene encoding galactinol synthase 1-like: MAPQAPVDHVFHGKIPGLESSHMKRAYVTFLAGNGDYVKGVVGLAKGLRKVKSSYPLVVAILPDVPEEHREILKEQGCIVKEIEPIYPPENQIQFAMAYYVINYSKLRIWNFKEYSKMVYLDADIQVYDNIDHLFDAPDGYFYAVMDCFCEKTWSHSKQYSIGYCQQVPNKVTWPAEMGSPPPLYFNAGMFVFEPSQTTYDNLLETLRITPPTSFAEQDFLNMFFNSVYKPIRNVYNLVLANLWRHPENVELEKVKVVHYCAAGSKPWRYTGVENNMDREDIKMLVKKWWDIYNDPSLDNKSENGVTEEESFSEPPSLLAAMPEPAVSYIPAPSAA, from the exons ATGGCACCCCAAGCGCCTGTCGACCACGTTTTCCATGGGAAAATTCCAGGGCTGGAGTCGAGCCACATGAAGCGAGCATACGTGACATTTTTGGCTGGAAATGGTGACTATGTTAAAGGCGTGGTTGGATTGGCTAAGGGCTTGAGAAAGGTGAAAAGTTCTTACCCTTTGGTGGTGGCGATCTTGCCTGACGTGCCAGAAGAGCATCGGGAGATATTGAAGGAACAGGGCTGCATTGTGAAGGAAATTGAACCGATTTACCCGCCAGAGAATCAGATTCAGTTTGCCATGGCTTATTATGTTATCAATTACTCCAAGCTTCGTATATGGAAT TTCAAGGAGTACAGCAAGATGGTGTACCTGGATGCAGACATTCAGGTTTACGACAACATCGACCACCTCTTCGACGCACCGGACGGCTACTTCTATGCGGTAATGGACTGTTTCTGCGAGAAAACGTGGAGCCACTCGAAGCAGTACTCTATTGGTTACTGCCAACAGGTTCCCAATAAGGTGACTTGGCCTGCTGAAATGGGGTCCCCTCCGCCTCTCTATTTCAATGCTGGAATGTTCGTGTTCGAGCCTAGCCAGACTACTTACGACAACCTCCTCGAAACCCTGCGTATTACTCCTCCAACATCATTTGCTGAACAG GATTTCTTGAACATGTTCTTCAACAGCGTCTACAAACCCATTCGAAATGTTTACAATCTTGTTCTAGCAAATCTGTGGCGCCATCCTGAGAATGTAGAGCTTGAAAAAGTCAAAGTTGTTCACTATTGTGCTGCT GGATCAAAACCATGGAGGTATACTGGTGTAGAAAACAACATGGACAGAGAAGACATCAAAATGCTTGTGAAGAAATGGTGGGATATTTACAACGATCCATCCCTCGATAACAAATCCGAGAACGGTGTTACGGAAGAAGAGAGCTTCTCCGAGCCACCCTCGCTTTTGGCTGCCATGCCTGAGCCGGCTGTATCTTATATCCCAGCACCATCTGCTGCCTAA